CATTTCCATCAGAATCTTCCGCTTTTGTAAGTCCACCCCAGGCATGAATTTGTGTACCTGATTCAATTTTAAGGACCCCATTCTCGATGACCACGATGCCGTAAAGTATATAGGGCTTAGGATCATTCCAAATTAAACTTCCTCCCTGGAGGTCAATTACTGAAACTTGTCCTTTATTACTTTTTTGAGGATAGTAATTTGCATTTTGCCCCCAGGCTATTAAATGAACAAGTTCCTGGTTACCATTGTATTCAACGAGAATTGAATCATGTTTAATAAAAGGACTCGCCTCAAGCGGTTCATCCGGATCTACAGTAACATCGCAGAATAAGTATATGCTGTCATGAGGACCGATTTCTACATTTTCAACTGTCTGTTTAGCGATTCCATCAACATTTAGGCGAAAATCAGACGCATTCCCGGAGAGAATTGATATCCGATCAATTTTTATAAAGTCCTTGTTTGGGTTATAAATTTTTAAAAAACGCGTAGCCGAACCAATGGTAGTGAAAACGGTATCAAACCTCAATGTATCGGGTTCAATTCTGATTTTATCTACCGGATTTGAAGTAAACGATTCCTTGTGACATCCATAACTCGACAAAAGCAATAGAAAACCTGCTGTAAAAATGCAATTCCAATAAAGTATTCGATTTAACATAGGGCTTTCCGCAAAGAAATTCGAAATAATTCTATTTTTGCACAAAATACTCATTGATGACTGAAACGAATCAATCCACAAAAAAAGACTGGCTGTATTTTTTAATTTCTGCCGGTGCAACTGTATTTCTATTGTGTTGCTATCCTGCATGGTTCTGGTTAGGTTTGCCTTTTACCTTGACATATCTTACCAAGGCTTTGAGAGCACTCTGATCAAACGAACACATTCATGAAAACTTAAGTGATGACCATTGACGTCATCATTCCTGCATTAAATGAAGAACAATCGATTGGATTCGTTCTCAGGGACATCCCTAAACATCTATCCCGGACTATATACGTCACCGACAACGGCAGCAGTGACCGAACCGTTGAAGTTGCCCAATCAGAGGGAGCTAAGGTATTATATCAAGCCCGGAGAGGTTATGGTTCAGCTTGTTTAAAAGCAATGGATGCCATTGCTTCACTCCCCTCCAATCAAAAACCTGATGCAGTTGCATTTCTGGATGCTGATTATTCTGATCATCCAGCTGAGTTAGTCTTATTAGTCAGAAAACTCGAAGAAAGTCAGGCGGACCTCGTCATAGGCTCCAGAGTCCTTGGCAAAGCACAAAAAGGATCTCTTACCACTGTTCAGCGATTTGGCAACAGACTCTCTACCTGGCTGATTGAAAAACTATTTGGATATCATTTTACGGATCTGGGACCATTTCGGATCATCAGATACGATGCCCTTTTAAAATTAAATATGCAGGATCCAGATTATGGCTGGACTGTGGAAATGCAAGTTAAAGCTGCACAACACAAATTAATGGCAACTGAAGTACCGGTAAGCTACAAAAAGCGAATTGGGAAATCTAAAGTTTCAGGCACAATTAGGGGCATTTTTGGCGCAGGTTCAAAGATTCTCTTTATAATATTCAAAACATATGTTAAAGGTTAAAATTGTGTTAAAAAAAATTGACTTTTATGCGTTAAGGCTGTTTTGATAGAATTATTTTTGCAATCGAATATGAATACAATCCAGCTTTTGCTTATTGCCAAATATACTGGCAGTCTTTTATACATTACTGTTTTTTCCCTTTTACAACTTGGCTTATTAAAAGCCTATCGGGAGCACAAAAACAAAAACAAATTTTACCGCCATTAAATGACGGGGACCACTACCCGATGGTAACAGTTCAGCTACCGATTTTCAATGAAATGTTTGTTGTAGACCGGCTCCTGGATAACATTACAAAACTCGACTACCCTAAAGACAAACTTGAAATACAAGTTTTGGATGATTCGACAGATGAAACTGCCGGCCACGCTGCCCAAAAAGTTGAATTTTATAAAAGTCAGGGCTTTGATATTCAGCATATTCACCGCACAGATCGGAAAGGTTTTAAAGCCGGTGCACTCCGCGAAGGAATGAAGACTTGTAAAGGCGAATTTATTGCCATATTCGATGCTGATTTTCTCCCTAATTCGAATTTTCTCAAAACCAGTCTTCCATATTTTAATTCGGATAACATAGGCGTTGTTCAAACGCGTTGGGAGCATATTAATGAAGATTATTCCTTTTTGACAAAATTGCAAGCTTTCCAGCTCAATGTCCATTTTACTGTGGAGCAAGCCGGAAGGTATGCAGCAGGACATTTTTTGCAATTCAACGGTACCGCAGGAATCTGGCGCAAAACATGTATTGACGATGCAGGTGGATGGCAGTCAGACACCCTCACAGAAGACTTGGATTTAAGTTATAGAGCACAATTAAAGGGATGGAAAATCAGATATGTTGAAGATATCATTTGTCCGGCTGAATTACCGGCTGAAATGCATGGTTTGAAATCACAACAATTCCGTTGGATGAAAGGTGGAGCTGAGAACTCGAGAAAACTTCTGCCCATAATCCTTAAAGCTAAGCTTCCGCTATCTACTAAATTCCACGCTATTATGCATTTAATGGGCAGTGGCATCTTCCTGGTCATCTTTTGGGTATCATTACTCAGCGTACCTGTATTATTTACGATGGATGATTTGGGATTAAAAGCGACTTTCCTCGGATTTTGTTTACTCGGAACTCTGGCAGTGATGTCTGTATTTTATGAGGCCAATAATATGATGTGCTGGAAAGAAAAGAATGTAAAACATAAATTTTGGCGATTTTTATTGTTGTTCCCGACTTTTATGGCCTTATCCATGGGATTTAGTTTTCACAACAGCATCGCAGTGATTGAAGGCTATATGGGTAAAAAATCAGCTTTTATCAGGACCCCAAAATTTAATCTGACTACTTTAAAAGATAAGGTTTTTAGAAATGGCTATTTAATTCAACAGCTCACCTTGCGAACATGGTTGGAATTTTTCATTTGTCTATACTTTGCATTTGCAATTGGTATGGGCTTTTATATTGAATATTATTCTTTCCTCTTGTTTCATTTCTTGTTGATGCTTGGTTTTGGATTGAATTTCTTTTATTCATTGCGCCATCTTAGTCTAAAATAAAAGATATCTTTATACCAATGCCAACAAATCAAAAGGCTTGGTATTCCTTAAGCTATCTGGCTTATGCAATCTCAATAGTTTTCCTGGCGATTAATGGAAGACCAGACAATTTTGCTCCTTTAATTTTTATTTGGAGCATTTGTTTTATCTGCTTTTTCATTCTCTTGCGCTCTTTTGACTTCATAAATCCCGGTTTTATTTGGTGGTTGGTTCCTTTGATCATCAAATTAGTTCTGATTTTTATATCTCCTCAATTATCAAATGACTTTATCCGCTTTTGGTGGGATGGGTACTTAAGCTGTCATGGAATCAACCCCTATTTATGGAGTCCACATGAGACATTGCAATATTTTCCAAACGCTGATTTCATAGGTCCCTTACAAAAGAATTATGGTTCACTAAATTCACAAGAGTATCATACCGTTTACCCGCCCTTAAGTCAATTGCTTTATTACCT
The genomic region above belongs to Saprospiraceae bacterium and contains:
- a CDS encoding glycosyltransferase family 2 protein, giving the protein MTIDVIIPALNEEQSIGFVLRDIPKHLSRTIYVTDNGSSDRTVEVAQSEGAKVLYQARRGYGSACLKAMDAIASLPSNQKPDAVAFLDADYSDHPAELVLLVRKLEESQADLVIGSRVLGKAQKGSLTTVQRFGNRLSTWLIEKLFGYHFTDLGPFRIIRYDALLKLNMQDPDYGWTVEMQVKAAQHKLMATEVPVSYKKRIGKSKVSGTIRGIFGAGSKILFIIFKTYVKG